The proteins below come from a single Dendropsophus ebraccatus isolate aDenEbr1 chromosome 15, aDenEbr1.pat, whole genome shotgun sequence genomic window:
- the FAM89A gene encoding protein FAM89A, with protein MSGSHAAVTPLTPCMEGLPPLPKSLSGLLNSSGGSGWRDLERVYAQKSRIQDDLSRGGTSGSAQAHPKPPNLDAALALLRKEMVGLRQLDMSLLCQLYSLYESIQEYKGACQAASSAECTYAMENGFFDEEEEYYQEAGALHKGGREDSEGNLTLSVPAISNEDWILENI; from the exons ATGAGTGGGTCGCACGCCGCTGTTACCCCACTGACCCCTTGTATGGAGGGATTGCCTCCACTGCCAAAAAGCCTCAGCGGCCTGCTGAACTCCAGCGGAGGATCGGGCTGGCGGGACCTGGAGAGAGTCTACGCCCAGAAGTCTCGTATTCAGGATGACCTGAGCCGCGGAGGGACAAGTGGCAGCGCACAAGCTCATCCCAAGCCGCCAAATCTGGACGCAGCGTTGGCGTTACTTAGGAAGGAGATG GTCGGGCTCAGACAACTTGACATGTCTCTCCTGTGTCAGCTGTACTCGCTGTATGAATCCATCCAGGAATATAAAGGCGCTTGCCAGGCGGCCTCCAGTGCAGAATGTACCTACGCCATGGAGAATGGATTttttgatgaggaggaggagtattACCAGGAAGCGGGAGCCCTCCATAAAGGTGGCAGGGAGGACTCCGAAGGGAACCTTACTCTATCAGTACCTGCTATATCTAATGAGGACTGGATACTGGAGAATATTTAA